Proteins encoded together in one Caldicellulosiruptor saccharolyticus DSM 8903 window:
- a CDS encoding dihydroorotase: MILIKNAQIINSLHDKVEKADILIVDDKIKKIGKDIEENPEKMTIIDASGKVVMPSFTDIHCHLREPGFEYKEDIKSGSRSAAAGGFTTICCMPNTNPPVDNRAMVAYIKYRAREVSPIEVLPVGAITKGLLGEELAEIGFMKEEGAIAISDDGKCVMNANLMKNALLYSRDFSIPVISHCEDTNLSEGGQINLGYVSTITGLRGIPREAESVIIARDILLAKETKSHLHITHVSTKESVRLIKMAKEWGVNVTADTCPHYISLTEEEVLGFNTNAKVNPPLRTQEDVEALIEGLKEGVIDCISTDHAPHHKDEKNVEFNLAASGTIGFETAFSVLFTYLVEKNGFDIGKIVELLNHNPRKIIGLSPNVLKEGEKANLVIVDLKKKWEVKEENIVSKSKNSVFLGKLLTSYVETVIYNGKILKKDGVLNC; encoded by the coding sequence ATGATATTGATAAAAAATGCGCAGATTATAAATAGTCTTCATGACAAAGTTGAAAAAGCTGATATATTGATAGTTGATGATAAGATAAAAAAGATTGGCAAAGACATAGAAGAAAATCCTGAAAAGATGACTATAATTGACGCAAGCGGTAAGGTTGTGATGCCAAGCTTTACTGATATTCACTGTCATTTGCGCGAACCTGGTTTTGAATACAAAGAAGACATAAAGAGTGGAAGTAGGTCTGCTGCAGCAGGAGGATTTACAACAATCTGTTGTATGCCAAACACAAACCCTCCTGTAGACAACAGAGCAATGGTTGCGTATATAAAATATCGTGCAAGAGAAGTCTCACCAATTGAAGTTTTACCTGTTGGGGCTATAACAAAAGGACTTTTAGGGGAAGAGCTTGCAGAGATAGGATTTATGAAAGAAGAAGGTGCTATTGCCATATCAGACGATGGAAAGTGTGTTATGAATGCTAATCTTATGAAAAATGCCCTTTTGTACTCAAGAGATTTTTCAATTCCTGTCATTTCACACTGTGAAGATACGAACTTATCTGAAGGAGGACAGATAAATTTAGGATATGTGTCAACAATCACAGGACTCAGAGGAATTCCACGCGAGGCAGAATCAGTTATCATTGCAAGAGATATTCTTCTTGCAAAAGAAACAAAATCACATCTTCATATAACCCATGTGTCCACTAAAGAATCAGTCAGGCTCATAAAAATGGCAAAAGAGTGGGGTGTAAATGTCACGGCTGACACATGTCCGCATTATATAAGCCTTACAGAAGAAGAGGTGCTTGGGTTTAACACAAACGCAAAAGTAAACCCTCCTCTGAGAACACAAGAGGATGTTGAAGCTCTAATTGAAGGATTAAAAGAAGGTGTAATTGACTGTATATCAACAGACCATGCCCCGCATCATAAAGATGAAAAGAATGTCGAATTTAACCTTGCTGCAAGTGGTACAATTGGATTTGAAACTGCATTTTCTGTGCTGTTCACCTACCTTGTTGAGAAAAATGGGTTTGATATTGGGAAAATAGTAGAACTTTTGAACCACAATCCCAGAAAAATAATTGGACTTTCTCCAAATGTTTTAAAAGAAGGTGAAAAAGCCAACCTTGTAATTGTGGATTTAAAGAAAAAGTGGGAAGTAAAAGAAGAAAACATTGTGTCAAAGTCAAAAAATAGTGTGTTTTTGGGAAAACTTTTGACTTCTTATGTTGAGACAGTAATATACAATGGGAAGATATTAAAAAAGGACGGTGTTTTGAATTGCTAA
- the pyrF gene encoding orotidine-5'-phosphate decarboxylase: MLNFSDRLIESIKKKNSVLIAGIDTSIENVPDYFIKRFYDREKSEIDNLKTILFEYNRRIIDAVEENVVGVKFQAAFFEQYSYHGFEVLHKLCEYAKNKKLVVIFDGKRNDISSSAKGYSNAYLGETPVFGRKIRFFEFDAITTNPYLGQDGIKPFVEDCERFKKGLFVLVKTSNPSSADFQDLTVEDKYLFEVVAEKVYEWGKNCVGKEGYSDIGAVVGATQKEAAKRIREILPNSFLLVPGIGVQGGKVEDLKYFVDSNNMGIIVNSSRDIIYAYKNYVHSDFEKSSYLASKSIKESINAAIS; encoded by the coding sequence TTGCTAAACTTTTCTGACAGGCTAATTGAGTCTATAAAAAAGAAAAATAGTGTTCTTATAGCAGGAATTGATACAAGCATTGAAAACGTACCAGATTATTTTATCAAAAGATTTTATGACAGAGAAAAAAGCGAGATTGACAATTTGAAAACCATTTTGTTTGAATACAACCGAAGAATTATTGATGCTGTGGAAGAAAATGTGGTTGGGGTAAAGTTTCAGGCAGCATTCTTCGAACAGTATTCTTACCATGGGTTTGAGGTTTTGCATAAACTCTGTGAATATGCTAAAAACAAAAAGCTTGTGGTAATCTTTGATGGCAAAAGAAACGACATCTCAAGCTCTGCAAAAGGATACTCAAATGCTTACCTTGGCGAAACACCTGTTTTTGGCAGAAAAATAAGGTTTTTTGAGTTTGACGCAATCACCACAAACCCTTATCTTGGTCAAGACGGTATAAAGCCATTTGTTGAAGACTGTGAGAGATTTAAAAAAGGTCTGTTTGTGCTTGTTAAGACTTCCAACCCTTCTTCTGCCGATTTCCAAGATCTGACGGTAGAAGATAAATACCTTTTCGAGGTTGTTGCTGAAAAAGTTTATGAATGGGGAAAAAACTGTGTAGGAAAAGAAGGTTACAGTGATATTGGTGCCGTTGTAGGTGCAACTCAAAAAGAAGCTGCTAAAAGAATAAGGGAAATCTTGCCAAACTCTTTCCTTCTTGTACCAGGAATCGGTGTGCAGGGAGGAAAAGTAGAAGATTTGAAATATTTTGTGGACAGCAACAACATGGGCATAATAGTAAATTCGTCGCGTGATATAATCTATGCATACAAAAACTATGTTCATTCTGATTTTGAAAAGAGCAGCTACTTAGCTTCAAAAAGTATCAAAGAAAGTATCAACGCAGCAATCTCTTAA
- the carB gene encoding carbamoyl-phosphate synthase large subunit: MPLRKDIKKVLVIGSGPIIIGQAAEFDYSGSQACKALKEEGIEVVLINSNPATIMTDKTMADSIYIEPITCEIIERIIQKEKVDSILPTLGGQTGLNTAVELYKSGILDKYNVKVIGTNIEAIEFAEDRQLFKQLMIKIGEPVVPSEVVNCVEDGLAFAKKIGFPVIIRPAYTLGGTGGGIANNEGEFLEIARRGLSYSPVHQILVEKSIKGWKEIEYEVMRDSNGCLITVCNMENIDPVGIHTGDSIVVAPSQTLSDKEYQMLRSSALKIIDALKIEGGCNVQFALNPDSFEYAVIEVNPRVSRSSALASKATGYPIARIAAKIALGYTLDEIENAITKMTYASFEPALDYVVLKIPRWPFDKFTYANRKLGTQMKATGEVMSIGRTFEESLLKGIRSLDIGLDYLDLPELKSLDNESLSQLIIEADDRRIFALAEAIRRGYEIEYLYQISKVDRFFLHKIKNIIEMEERIRKEDLNSNILLEAKKMGFSDKTIANIKGIFENEVRSLRKSLNITPVYKMVDTCAAEFEAKTPYYYSTYERENDEAISQTLDTKKKIVVLGSGPIRIGQGIEFDYTSVHSVYTLSKFGIKSVIINNNPETVSTDFDTSDMLFFEPLTKEDVLNVIETVKAEGVIVQFGGQTAIKLSQQLAKEGIKIFGTSAEGIDIAEDRERFDKILNKLNIKRPPGFTCYTLQEALRIANSLGYPVLVRPSYVLGGQGMKIAFDDDDIVEMLSYAKNLNSHPILIDKYIVGKEIEVDAISDGEDILIPGIMEHIERAGVHSGDSISLYPARNISKYIEERIVEYTLKIARELECKGLMNVQFIVQNEELYVIEVNPRGSRTVPFLSKVTGVPMVELATMVSLGYRLKDLVTTIGLLPKKDFYAFKVPVFSFEKLPDVEVSLGPEMKSTGEVMGISKDYYVALYKGLVASGTKLPLEGGVLFTVADPDKNEIIPIAEKFEKLGFKIYATSKTAKHLNFYQVAANHVKKVSEGSPNIIDLIRKGEINIVINTPTKGRQPQRDGFLIRRFAVENKVPIFTSVDTAKAAVEIIEFLKQKRELDIFNVGEIDNEAIRR; encoded by the coding sequence GTGCCACTTAGAAAGGATATCAAAAAGGTTTTGGTCATTGGTTCAGGACCAATTATAATTGGCCAGGCAGCTGAGTTTGACTATTCAGGAAGTCAGGCTTGCAAGGCATTAAAAGAAGAGGGTATTGAGGTTGTTCTTATAAACTCAAACCCAGCAACAATCATGACAGACAAAACAATGGCAGACAGTATCTATATTGAGCCTATAACTTGTGAGATAATAGAAAGAATAATTCAAAAAGAAAAAGTTGATTCTATATTGCCAACACTTGGAGGACAGACAGGACTCAACACTGCCGTTGAACTTTACAAAAGTGGGATCCTTGACAAATACAATGTCAAGGTAATTGGAACAAACATTGAAGCCATTGAGTTTGCAGAAGATAGACAACTTTTCAAACAGCTTATGATAAAAATTGGCGAACCTGTTGTTCCAAGTGAGGTTGTAAACTGCGTAGAAGATGGTCTTGCGTTTGCAAAGAAAATAGGCTTTCCCGTTATAATAAGGCCGGCATATACCCTTGGTGGAACCGGCGGTGGAATTGCAAACAATGAAGGGGAATTTTTAGAGATTGCGAGAAGAGGTCTTTCTTACAGTCCTGTACACCAAATACTTGTTGAAAAAAGCATAAAAGGTTGGAAAGAGATAGAGTATGAGGTTATGCGAGATTCAAACGGATGCCTGATTACTGTGTGTAACATGGAGAATATTGACCCAGTGGGAATTCATACAGGCGATAGCATTGTTGTTGCACCATCGCAGACACTTTCTGATAAAGAATATCAAATGCTAAGATCATCTGCTCTCAAAATCATAGATGCTCTGAAGATTGAGGGAGGGTGCAACGTCCAGTTTGCCTTAAATCCTGATAGCTTTGAATATGCAGTAATTGAAGTAAATCCAAGGGTCAGCCGCTCATCTGCTTTGGCTTCAAAAGCAACAGGGTATCCAATTGCCAGAATTGCTGCAAAGATTGCGCTTGGCTATACACTTGATGAAATAGAAAATGCCATTACAAAGATGACATATGCAAGCTTTGAACCAGCTCTTGACTATGTTGTTCTTAAAATTCCTCGCTGGCCGTTTGACAAGTTCACTTATGCAAACAGAAAGCTTGGTACACAGATGAAGGCAACTGGAGAGGTTATGTCAATTGGAAGAACCTTTGAAGAAAGCCTTTTAAAAGGTATAAGGTCTCTTGACATAGGACTGGATTACTTAGACCTTCCAGAGCTAAAAAGTTTAGATAACGAATCTCTCTCACAACTTATAATCGAGGCAGATGACAGAAGAATATTTGCACTTGCTGAGGCTATAAGAAGAGGATATGAAATTGAATACCTATACCAAATCAGCAAAGTAGACAGATTTTTCCTCCACAAGATTAAAAATATAATCGAGATGGAAGAAAGAATTAGAAAAGAGGATTTAAACAGCAATATTTTGCTTGAAGCAAAGAAAATGGGGTTCAGTGACAAGACAATTGCAAATATCAAGGGGATATTTGAAAATGAAGTGAGAAGTTTGAGAAAGAGCCTGAACATAACACCTGTATATAAAATGGTTGACACATGTGCAGCAGAATTTGAAGCAAAAACTCCATATTATTATTCCACATATGAAAGAGAAAATGATGAAGCAATTTCACAAACATTAGATACCAAGAAAAAAATTGTTGTTCTGGGCTCAGGTCCGATTAGAATTGGTCAGGGAATTGAGTTTGATTATACTTCTGTACACAGTGTTTATACACTCTCAAAGTTTGGCATAAAGTCTGTGATTATCAACAACAACCCTGAAACTGTAAGTACTGATTTTGATACTTCAGATATGCTCTTTTTTGAACCTCTTACAAAAGAAGATGTGTTAAATGTCATTGAGACAGTGAAAGCAGAGGGTGTGATAGTCCAATTTGGTGGGCAGACAGCTATAAAACTTTCTCAGCAGCTTGCAAAAGAGGGTATTAAGATCTTTGGTACAAGCGCAGAGGGAATAGATATTGCAGAAGACAGAGAAAGATTTGACAAAATCTTGAACAAGCTTAACATCAAAAGACCTCCAGGCTTTACATGTTATACGCTGCAAGAAGCACTAAGAATAGCAAACTCATTGGGATATCCTGTGCTTGTGCGGCCTTCATATGTTCTTGGCGGACAGGGTATGAAAATTGCCTTTGACGATGACGATATTGTGGAGATGCTCAGCTATGCAAAAAATTTAAATAGCCATCCTATCCTCATTGACAAATACATCGTCGGAAAAGAAATAGAGGTTGATGCTATATCTGATGGTGAAGATATCTTAATTCCAGGAATAATGGAACATATTGAAAGAGCGGGTGTTCATTCGGGAGACAGTATTTCCCTGTATCCTGCAAGGAATATTTCAAAGTATATTGAAGAAAGAATTGTCGAATACACTCTCAAAATAGCAAGAGAGCTTGAGTGCAAAGGGCTTATGAATGTACAGTTTATTGTTCAAAACGAAGAACTTTACGTCATCGAAGTAAATCCAAGGGGAAGCAGAACAGTACCGTTTTTGAGCAAGGTAACTGGTGTTCCTATGGTTGAGCTTGCAACAATGGTAAGTTTGGGATATAGGCTGAAAGATTTGGTAACTACAATTGGGCTTTTGCCAAAAAAAGATTTCTATGCATTTAAAGTTCCTGTTTTCTCATTTGAAAAGCTTCCTGATGTTGAAGTATCACTTGGTCCTGAGATGAAGTCAACAGGTGAGGTTATGGGAATTTCGAAAGACTATTATGTTGCACTTTACAAAGGGCTTGTTGCAAGCGGAACAAAGCTTCCATTAGAAGGTGGAGTGCTTTTTACTGTTGCCGACCCTGATAAAAATGAAATCATTCCAATTGCTGAGAAATTTGAAAAGCTTGGATTCAAGATATATGCAACGTCAAAGACAGCAAAACATCTGAATTTTTATCAGGTTGCTGCAAATCACGTTAAAAAAGTGTCTGAAGGAAGTCCAAATATAATAGATTTGATTAGAAAGGGAGAAATAAACATTGTCATCAATACTCCTACAAAAGGAAGGCAGCCGCAAAGAGATGGTTTTTTGATAAGAAGGTTTGCTGTGGAAAATAAGGTACCAATCTTCACTTCAGTTGATACTGCAAAGGCTGCAGTTGAAATTATTGAGTTTCTAAAACAAAAAAGAGAGCTTGACATATTTAACGTAGGAGAGATTGATAATGAAGCTATTAGACGTTAA
- a CDS encoding dihydroorotate dehydrogenase electron transfer subunit produces the protein MKLLDVKIEENVKIANDIFLLSFECEYLAENFKPGNFVNILIDKESIYPLLRRPFSISFVETNKVFIGYKVVGKGTKLLSQKSKGDAINILGPLGNSFLTDTFDGKVAVIGGGVGIFPLVGLCKELKNRGNKVDVFLGFRSINSMFLVERFNSICNNTLIATDDGSSGYKGSVVELFKANFSKEEYKVVFCCGPKPMLKAIKNLKLPVKCYASLEEKMACGVGACLCCSIKGKDDKMYHVCSDGPVFDIMEVEIE, from the coding sequence ATGAAGCTATTAGACGTTAAAATTGAAGAAAATGTAAAGATTGCAAATGATATATTTCTTCTGTCATTTGAATGCGAATATTTAGCAGAGAATTTTAAACCGGGCAATTTTGTGAATATTCTAATTGATAAAGAGAGCATTTATCCTCTTTTAAGAAGACCTTTTAGTATCTCTTTTGTTGAAACAAACAAAGTTTTTATCGGTTACAAAGTGGTAGGTAAAGGCACAAAACTTCTTTCTCAAAAATCAAAAGGAGATGCTATTAATATCTTAGGTCCACTTGGAAATTCATTTTTGACAGACACATTCGACGGTAAGGTTGCTGTGATTGGAGGGGGAGTTGGAATTTTCCCACTTGTTGGTCTTTGTAAAGAGCTCAAAAATAGAGGCAATAAAGTTGATGTATTTCTTGGATTTAGAAGCATAAACTCAATGTTTTTGGTAGAAAGATTCAATAGCATTTGCAACAATACCTTAATAGCGACAGATGATGGCAGTAGCGGTTATAAAGGGAGTGTTGTTGAGCTTTTTAAAGCAAATTTTTCAAAAGAGGAATATAAAGTTGTTTTTTGCTGTGGTCCAAAGCCTATGTTAAAGGCGATTAAAAATCTCAAACTTCCCGTAAAATGTTATGCCTCTTTAGAAGAAAAAATGGCGTGCGGAGTAGGCGCATGTCTTTGCTGTAGTATAAAAGGAAAAGATGACAAAATGTATCATGTGTGTTCAGATGGTCCTGTTTTTGATATAATGGAGGTTGAGATTGAATGA
- a CDS encoding dihydroorotate dehydrogenase → MNLEVEIAGVKLKNPVIAASGTFGFGREYSKLIDISEFGAICTKGITLKKRNGNPQPRLCEVYGGIINSVGLENPGVEAFVNEELPFLKGFNTKIIANINGFTKEEFVELTKVLSSLVDMIEVNLSCPNVKEGGMVFGKDPEKVYEITKSVKDVASCPIIVKLTPNVTDIAQLAIAAEKAGADAISLINTVSAMAIDIETRKPLIKMVTGGLSGPAIKPIAVRMVYECFKKVRIPIVGMGGIMNYKDAIEFFIAGATAIQIGTVNFINPKAVCEIKEGIEAYLERKGFNSIKELVGNINI, encoded by the coding sequence ATGAATTTAGAAGTTGAGATAGCAGGGGTAAAACTCAAAAACCCTGTTATTGCAGCATCAGGCACATTTGGTTTTGGTCGTGAATATTCAAAGTTAATTGACATAAGTGAATTTGGCGCTATATGTACAAAGGGTATCACTTTAAAAAAGAGGAATGGCAATCCCCAGCCAAGACTTTGTGAAGTGTATGGAGGGATAATAAATTCTGTTGGTCTTGAAAATCCCGGAGTTGAAGCATTTGTAAATGAAGAACTCCCTTTTTTAAAAGGCTTTAATACCAAAATCATTGCCAATATAAACGGTTTTACCAAAGAAGAGTTTGTTGAGCTTACAAAAGTCTTGAGTTCGCTTGTGGATATGATTGAAGTAAATTTATCTTGTCCGAACGTGAAAGAAGGTGGAATGGTTTTTGGTAAAGATCCAGAAAAGGTCTATGAGATAACAAAGTCTGTGAAAGATGTGGCAAGCTGTCCGATCATTGTTAAACTTACACCAAATGTCACAGATATAGCTCAGCTGGCAATAGCTGCAGAAAAAGCAGGAGCTGATGCAATTTCGCTTATAAACACTGTGTCTGCTATGGCAATTGACATTGAAACAAGAAAACCCCTGATAAAGATGGTAACAGGTGGACTTTCAGGCCCTGCTATAAAGCCAATTGCAGTTAGAATGGTTTATGAGTGTTTCAAGAAAGTCAGAATACCTATTGTTGGTATGGGAGGAATTATGAATTACAAAGATGCCATTGAGTTTTTTATTGCTGGAGCAACTGCCATTCAGATAGGTACTGTAAATTTTATAAATCCAAAAGCTGTTTGTGAAATAAAAGAGGGAATTGAGGCTTATCTTGAAAGAAAGGGTTTTAATTCCATAAAAGAGCTTGTAGGTAACATAAATATCTGA
- a CDS encoding histidine phosphatase family protein, translating into MSKTVVYLIRHAEAEGNFIRRFHGITDSNVTEKGKLQAQKLAERLKNVHFDVIYSSPLKRAFYTASKIAEGRDIKIIVREDLIEINGGDWEDRCWDELPLLYPTEYEMWEKMPHKHCMPNGESMYELFLRAKSAFEDIVKSNVGKRICIVTHGTLIRALLTYIKGYEFERLNEILWQDNTAINIIEYKEGKYHLVVEGDWSHLGKELSTIAYQDWWQQFLKERGIEKQDLTIIERRENYE; encoded by the coding sequence ATGTCGAAGACAGTTGTATATCTTATTCGTCATGCAGAGGCAGAAGGAAATTTTATAAGAAGGTTTCATGGTATTACAGATTCTAATGTTACAGAAAAGGGTAAATTACAAGCTCAAAAACTTGCTGAAAGACTAAAGAATGTCCACTTTGATGTGATTTATTCAAGTCCTCTGAAAAGAGCCTTCTATACTGCAAGCAAAATAGCAGAGGGAAGAGATATAAAGATTATAGTAAGAGAAGATTTGATAGAGATAAACGGTGGAGATTGGGAAGACAGGTGCTGGGATGAACTCCCATTGCTTTATCCAACAGAGTATGAAATGTGGGAGAAAATGCCTCACAAGCACTGTATGCCAAATGGTGAAAGTATGTATGAACTTTTCTTGAGAGCAAAATCTGCTTTTGAGGACATAGTAAAGTCAAATGTTGGGAAGAGAATATGTATTGTAACCCACGGAACATTAATTAGGGCTCTTCTTACGTATATAAAAGGATATGAATTTGAAAGACTCAACGAGATTTTGTGGCAGGACAATACTGCTATAAATATAATCGAGTATAAAGAAGGGAAATACCACCTTGTTGTTGAAGGCGACTGGTCTCATCTTGGAAAGGAGCTTTCAACAATAGCATATCAAGATTGGTGGCAACAGTTTTTAAAAGAAAGAGGAATTGAAAAACAAGATTTAACTATCATTGAAAGGAGAGAAAACTATGAATAA
- the pyrE gene encoding orotate phosphoribosyltransferase encodes MNKEAYIQMFKDTDALLEGHFLLSSGKHSAKYLQCAKVLQYPNLAEMICRDLAEYFKDQQIDVVIGPALGAVTLSYELARQLNCRSIFAEREDGIMKLRRGFKIEEGEKVLVVEDVITTGGSVKEIIEIVKEYKGEIVAVAGIVDRSGGKVGLGYPLKTLLTLNIETYEPDECPLCGEGIPIVKPGSRKVK; translated from the coding sequence ATGAATAAAGAAGCTTACATTCAAATGTTCAAAGACACAGATGCACTTTTGGAAGGACATTTTCTTCTGTCCTCTGGAAAACACAGTGCAAAGTACCTTCAATGTGCAAAAGTGTTGCAGTATCCAAACTTGGCAGAAATGATCTGCAGAGATCTTGCAGAGTATTTTAAAGATCAGCAAATTGACGTTGTTATAGGACCTGCGTTAGGAGCAGTAACACTTTCATATGAGCTTGCAAGACAGCTAAATTGCCGTTCAATCTTTGCAGAAAGAGAAGATGGAATTATGAAACTTAGAAGAGGATTTAAGATTGAAGAGGGAGAGAAAGTATTGGTAGTTGAAGATGTCATAACAACAGGTGGCTCTGTGAAAGAAATAATTGAAATTGTAAAAGAGTACAAGGGAGAAATTGTAGCAGTTGCTGGCATTGTAGATAGAAGTGGTGGAAAGGTGGGTTTGGGATATCCGTTAAAAACACTTTTGACTCTAAACATTGAAACTTACGAGCCAGATGAATGTCCTCTTTGCGGGGAAGGAATTCCTATTGTAAAGCCAGGGAGTAGAAAGGTGAAATAA
- a CDS encoding ABC transporter ATP-binding protein, producing MLKVNEIDVFYGAIQALFSVSLEVKKGEIVTLIGANGAGKSTLLKTISGLIRPRTGSIYFEDIDITKKSSMEIVKLGISHVPEGRRVFPEMTVLENLELGAYLRKDKQGIKEDLKKVFERFPRLYERKNQLAGTLSGGEQQMLAIGRALMSRPKLLLLDEPSMGLAPILVTEIFKIIKEINSQGTTILLIEQNAHMALSIADRAYVIETGRIVLSGEAKDIAANPEVKKAYLGG from the coding sequence TTGCTTAAAGTAAATGAAATAGATGTATTTTATGGTGCTATTCAGGCACTATTTTCTGTTTCACTCGAGGTTAAAAAAGGAGAGATTGTTACATTAATTGGTGCAAACGGCGCAGGAAAGTCTACTCTGCTTAAAACAATCTCTGGTCTTATAAGACCACGTACAGGTTCAATATATTTTGAAGATATTGATATAACAAAAAAGTCGTCCATGGAAATTGTAAAGCTCGGAATTTCGCATGTGCCAGAAGGAAGACGCGTGTTTCCAGAAATGACTGTTCTTGAGAATTTAGAGCTTGGTGCGTATTTGAGAAAGGACAAGCAAGGAATAAAAGAGGATTTGAAGAAGGTGTTTGAGAGATTTCCAAGGTTATATGAAAGAAAGAACCAGCTTGCAGGTACCCTTTCTGGTGGAGAGCAGCAGATGCTTGCAATTGGAAGAGCGCTAATGTCAAGGCCAAAACTACTTTTGCTTGACGAGCCTTCAATGGGCTTAGCACCTATACTTGTGACTGAGATATTTAAGATAATAAAAGAAATAAACTCACAAGGCACAACTATACTTTTGATTGAGCAAAACGCGCATATGGCACTTTCAATAGCAGACAGGGCGTATGTAATTGAAACAGGTAGAATTGTTTTATCCGGAGAGGCTAAAGATATTGCAGCAAATCCTGAGGTTAAAAAAGCATATCTAGGTGGGTAA
- a CDS encoding ABC transporter ATP-binding protein, protein MLKIKNVTVNFGGIVALNNVNIDVEKGSIIGLIGPNGAGKTTVFNVISGIYNPNTGKVEFSNYDITYKKTYQVSALGISRTFQNIRLFRELSVLDNVKISFHKNVGYNLFDAILRTKRFLKEEAENHKKAEELLKIFNLYDKKHELAKNLPYGEQRKLEIVRALATSPRLLLLDEPAAGMNPQETQELKNLIRFIKDKFDLTILLIEHDMSLVMDICEKIYVLDYGEVIAVGSPEDVKNNPRVIEAYLGEGDFEFA, encoded by the coding sequence ATGCTTAAAATAAAGAATGTGACAGTCAATTTTGGAGGGATTGTGGCACTGAACAATGTCAATATTGACGTGGAAAAGGGTTCAATAATAGGATTAATTGGTCCAAACGGTGCTGGTAAAACCACTGTGTTCAATGTTATATCTGGTATTTATAATCCAAACACAGGTAAGGTTGAGTTTTCAAACTATGATATAACTTATAAAAAGACTTACCAGGTATCTGCTTTGGGAATTTCAAGAACTTTTCAAAATATAAGACTTTTTAGAGAGTTGAGCGTTCTTGACAATGTGAAAATCTCTTTTCACAAAAATGTAGGTTATAACCTGTTTGATGCGATCCTTAGGACAAAAAGATTCCTAAAAGAAGAGGCAGAAAATCACAAAAAAGCCGAAGAGCTTCTAAAGATATTTAACTTATATGATAAAAAGCATGAGCTTGCTAAAAACTTACCATATGGCGAGCAGCGAAAACTTGAGATTGTCCGTGCTCTTGCAACATCGCCAAGACTACTTTTGTTAGATGAGCCGGCAGCCGGAATGAATCCTCAAGAAACACAGGAGTTAAAAAATCTGATTAGATTTATAAAGGACAAATTTGACCTCACAATCTTATTGATAGAACATGATATGTCTCTCGTGATGGACATATGCGAAAAGATATACGTGCTTGACTACGGTGAAGTAATTGCCGTAGGGTCGCCTGAAGATGTCAAAAACAACCCTCGCGTAATTGAAGCATACCTTGGAGAGGGGGACTTTGAATTTGCTTAA